One Edaphobacter lichenicola DNA window includes the following coding sequences:
- a CDS encoding phytoene desaturase family protein — protein sequence MLILACMSATAAILGKVGLPVPLKEIAARHWDAVVVGAGHNGLACATYLARAGQRVLVLESRERVGGACTVEEPFPGVRMSPCAYLAGLLHPLVIEELGLPSRGFTWTPAVNGLFVPFLDGSSIQLWDDDTRCEEEVRRFSPRDVEGWRAMNDVVRRLRDKLRPSGGIASGNPHEGRRDLWIGDAPAQEQLEDLLKDDVEAHHLLFSWSMAEFVERYLVDDRLQSAYLGQGVIGTNASPFDAGTASIRFHHSSGRLGGMPGMWGYVKGGMGMVSFYFCDAAREAGAVVAAGVNVARILPGEGVLLEGGERITARVVVSNADPIRTLCMLDAGADPAWAAKVRSVPIEGCTVKLNVLLRELPNFTARPGVEEPHHYGQINAPLTKAEWRAGYAAARAGTLPEQLWCELYFQSVHDATVAPAGLHTMSVFAQYVPYKFASGSWEEHRSEAKALALRSIGRFCSNLQDAVVDVQVLGPPDIEQKVGLTGGHIFQGECLPAYMWSKRLAARTPMKGVYLCGACTHPGGSVIGINGRNAAMAVLRDLDEAR from the coding sequence ATGTTGATACTGGCCTGTATGTCTGCGACGGCGGCGATCTTAGGAAAAGTCGGGCTTCCGGTGCCGCTCAAGGAGATTGCCGCGCGTCACTGGGATGCGGTCGTTGTGGGGGCGGGCCACAACGGCTTGGCGTGCGCGACTTACCTGGCCCGGGCAGGTCAACGCGTACTCGTGCTCGAGAGCCGTGAGCGAGTTGGGGGAGCTTGCACGGTCGAAGAGCCATTTCCCGGTGTCCGGATGTCTCCCTGTGCGTATCTTGCCGGGCTGCTGCATCCGCTCGTGATCGAGGAACTCGGCTTGCCAAGCCGTGGCTTTACGTGGACACCTGCTGTCAACGGGCTCTTTGTGCCCTTTCTGGACGGCAGCAGCATTCAGCTTTGGGACGATGACACTCGATGTGAAGAAGAAGTTCGCCGCTTCTCGCCGCGCGACGTTGAAGGCTGGCGTGCGATGAATGACGTAGTCCGTAGATTGCGAGATAAGCTTCGGCCTTCAGGCGGCATCGCTAGCGGCAATCCACACGAGGGCCGGCGCGATCTGTGGATTGGCGATGCGCCCGCACAGGAGCAACTCGAAGATCTGCTCAAAGATGACGTCGAAGCGCACCATCTTCTTTTCAGCTGGTCGATGGCGGAGTTTGTCGAGCGCTATCTTGTCGACGACCGATTGCAGTCTGCTTATCTGGGGCAAGGCGTGATCGGCACCAACGCGAGCCCCTTCGACGCCGGTACGGCCTCCATTCGCTTCCACCACTCTTCCGGCCGGCTCGGTGGCATGCCAGGCATGTGGGGTTATGTGAAAGGCGGCATGGGGATGGTGTCGTTTTACTTCTGCGATGCTGCCCGCGAGGCCGGAGCGGTTGTGGCCGCGGGCGTCAACGTGGCGCGGATTCTTCCCGGCGAGGGCGTGCTGCTCGAGGGTGGAGAGCGCATCACTGCGCGGGTGGTCGTATCCAATGCAGACCCAATCCGCACCTTGTGCATGTTGGATGCGGGTGCGGACCCGGCCTGGGCTGCCAAGGTGCGCTCGGTGCCGATCGAAGGATGTACCGTCAAACTAAATGTATTGCTTCGCGAACTGCCGAACTTTACCGCTCGGCCGGGAGTCGAAGAGCCACATCACTACGGCCAGATCAATGCTCCGTTGACGAAGGCCGAGTGGAGGGCCGGCTATGCCGCAGCTCGTGCGGGAACCCTTCCGGAGCAACTCTGGTGCGAACTTTATTTCCAGAGTGTGCACGATGCAACCGTAGCTCCAGCGGGCCTGCACACCATGAGCGTCTTCGCGCAGTACGTTCCCTACAAGTTTGCGTCAGGCAGTTGGGAGGAGCATCGCAGCGAGGCAAAGGCCCTCGCGTTGCGTTCGATCGGCCGCTTTTGCAGCAATCTGCAAGACGCTGTAGTCGACGTGCAGGTGCTGGGACCGCCTGACATCGAGCAGAAGGTCGGTCTGACCGGCGGACATATCTTCCAGGGCGAGTGCCTTCCTGCCTACATGTGGAGCAAGCGCCTCGCCGCGAGAACTCCGATGAAGGGCGTCTATCTGTGCGGTGCGTGTACTCACCCAGGCGGCAGCGTGATCGGCATCAACGGGCGCAATGCTGCGATGGCGGTGCTTCGCGATCTGGATGAGGCTCGATGA
- a CDS encoding Gfo/Idh/MocA family protein, giving the protein MYALATAQTSPAAPVAANDHIQLALIGAGIQGQFDTKVAVQVPGVKLVAVADCYDGRLERSKELWGSDIFTTRDYKEILARKDIDAVLIATPDHWHKQAAVDAMNAGKDVYCEKPMIHLYSDGPEMIETARKTNRIIQVGSQRVSSIIYAKAKELLASGAIGQLNMVTARWDRNSSMGAWNYTVPLDASTETCDWPRFQGTAPKIPFNAEHFFQWRKWKAYSSGVAGDLFVHLFSGTHFITGSHGPTRAMATGGLRFWKDGRDVPDVMLGLFDYREGFNLSLRVNFVDGGEESEGLIFTGSEGTMEIAGSTVSVNRVPLQKEPGYTIGTFTDAMQKRILEDYRQKYPVTHPSGGPTAGYEKYVAPAGYSDSYDHFSNFFSTVRTRKPVVEDAVFGFRAAGAALLSNLSMERGEVVKWDPDAMKLV; this is encoded by the coding sequence ATGTATGCGCTCGCAACAGCTCAGACCAGCCCTGCCGCGCCGGTTGCAGCCAACGATCACATCCAGCTCGCGTTAATCGGGGCCGGCATTCAGGGCCAATTCGACACAAAGGTCGCAGTGCAGGTTCCCGGCGTGAAGCTGGTGGCCGTAGCAGACTGCTACGACGGCAGGCTCGAGCGCAGCAAGGAGCTCTGGGGCAGCGACATCTTTACGACACGCGACTACAAGGAGATCCTGGCCCGCAAGGATATTGACGCCGTCCTCATTGCCACGCCGGACCATTGGCACAAGCAGGCAGCCGTCGACGCCATGAACGCGGGCAAGGATGTCTACTGCGAAAAGCCGATGATCCATCTGTACTCCGATGGACCCGAGATGATCGAGACCGCCCGCAAAACAAACCGCATCATCCAGGTCGGAAGCCAGCGCGTAAGCTCGATCATCTACGCGAAGGCGAAGGAGCTGCTAGCTTCGGGCGCCATCGGCCAGCTCAACATGGTCACAGCACGCTGGGACCGCAACTCCTCCATGGGCGCATGGAACTACACCGTGCCGCTCGACGCATCGACCGAAACCTGCGACTGGCCGCGCTTTCAGGGGACTGCCCCCAAAATTCCCTTCAACGCGGAGCACTTCTTCCAGTGGCGCAAATGGAAGGCCTACAGCAGTGGCGTAGCAGGCGATCTCTTCGTGCACCTCTTCAGCGGCACTCACTTTATCACTGGATCGCATGGCCCCACGCGAGCGATGGCAACTGGAGGCCTGCGCTTCTGGAAGGATGGCCGCGACGTCCCCGACGTGATGCTTGGCCTCTTTGACTACCGCGAAGGATTCAACCTCAGCCTCCGTGTGAACTTCGTCGACGGCGGCGAGGAGAGTGAAGGACTTATCTTTACCGGATCTGAGGGCACAATGGAGATCGCAGGAAGCACAGTCAGCGTAAACCGGGTGCCTCTCCAGAAAGAACCCGGCTACACCATTGGCACCTTTACCGATGCGATGCAAAAACGCATCCTTGAAGACTACCGGCAGAAGTATCCGGTCACGCATCCATCGGGTGGTCCGACAGCCGGATATGAGAAGTATGTTGCTCCCGCTGGATACAGCGACAGCTATGACCACTTCAGTAACTTCTTCTCGACGGTTCGCACGCGGAAGCCGGTTGTGGAAGATGCGGTGTTTGGTTTCCGCGCCGCCGGCGCTGCACTACTGAGCAATCTCAGCATGGAGCGTGGTGAGGTCGTAAAGTGGGACCCGGACGCGATGAAGCTCGTGTGA
- a CDS encoding adenylyl cyclase: MRYRASKSIPAKPAFARLVGTLLLAAGALTSSAVAQNTSDLGPNVYIFDPSMSTSQIQATVDSIASQQTGNQFGTQRYALLFKPGVYGSPATPLNFTVGFYTEVAGLGASPDDVVINGSVDVYNQCFGPNNCIALDNFWRSLSNLAINVNTPNFGCYSGEFWAVSQAAPMRRVHITGNSTLMDYCTPPSFASGGFIADSQTGSIVNGSQQQFYVRNSNIGTWSNGVWNQVFSGVTGAPAQSYPNPTYTTLPSTPVSREKPFLYFDSNGKYKVFVPTLQKNSSGISWSNGSAPGQSRSINNFFIANPSTNVEEINLALLFGKSLILTPGVYQLRDTIRVLYPNTVVLGLGFATLVPQTGRPALTVTDVDGVRIAGLIVDAGPINSDALVQLGSSRLRSLDNRFGINLFRDHSSNPSSLSDVFFRIGGAATGSATTSLEINSNDVLLDDIWAWRADHGTGVGWIVNTADHGLVVNGDNVTATGLFVEHYQKEQVLWNGNGGETIFYQSELPYDPPSQSAWTDGTANGYPSYVVSNWATTHQAYGLGIYSFFNQGINIIEDNAMTVPNASGVAIHDVGTVWLNGSGQITHVINGQGATVNSSNADTLSPVVLYP; the protein is encoded by the coding sequence GTGAGATACAGAGCAAGCAAATCTATCCCTGCGAAGCCAGCCTTCGCGCGCCTCGTCGGAACACTTCTCTTAGCAGCAGGTGCACTTACCAGTTCGGCCGTCGCTCAGAACACATCAGATCTCGGCCCAAACGTTTACATCTTCGATCCCAGCATGTCGACGAGCCAGATCCAGGCAACAGTCGACTCCATCGCCAGCCAGCAAACAGGCAATCAGTTCGGAACTCAACGCTATGCCCTGTTATTCAAGCCGGGTGTCTACGGCAGCCCTGCTACTCCACTCAACTTCACGGTAGGCTTCTACACCGAGGTGGCCGGATTGGGCGCTTCGCCGGACGATGTCGTCATCAACGGTTCCGTCGATGTTTACAACCAGTGCTTCGGCCCGAACAATTGCATCGCGCTCGACAACTTCTGGCGGTCGCTGTCGAACCTCGCCATCAACGTCAACACGCCTAACTTTGGCTGCTACTCCGGCGAGTTCTGGGCCGTCTCGCAAGCTGCCCCGATGCGCCGCGTCCACATCACCGGCAACAGCACGCTCATGGACTACTGCACTCCCCCCTCGTTTGCGAGCGGAGGCTTCATCGCCGACTCCCAAACCGGCTCCATCGTCAACGGGTCCCAGCAGCAGTTCTACGTGCGCAACAGCAACATCGGCACCTGGTCGAACGGGGTCTGGAATCAGGTCTTCTCCGGTGTCACAGGAGCGCCGGCGCAGAGCTATCCGAATCCTACCTACACGACCCTTCCGAGCACGCCGGTAAGCCGCGAGAAGCCCTTCCTCTACTTCGACAGCAATGGCAAATACAAGGTCTTTGTTCCCACTCTGCAGAAAAACTCGTCCGGTATCAGCTGGTCAAACGGAAGCGCGCCTGGTCAATCCAGGTCGATCAATAACTTCTTCATTGCGAACCCCTCAACCAATGTGGAGGAGATCAACCTCGCGTTGCTCTTTGGCAAGAGCCTAATCCTCACGCCGGGCGTCTATCAGCTCAGAGACACCATCCGCGTCCTGTATCCCAACACTGTCGTATTAGGCCTCGGCTTCGCCACGCTTGTCCCGCAGACCGGCAGGCCAGCTCTAACCGTCACGGATGTAGACGGCGTGCGGATCGCAGGGCTTATCGTGGATGCCGGCCCGATCAACTCCGACGCGCTCGTCCAACTCGGCAGCTCGAGACTGAGGAGCCTGGACAACCGTTTCGGGATTAACCTCTTCCGGGATCACTCCTCGAATCCATCCTCCTTGAGCGACGTCTTCTTCCGCATCGGCGGAGCCGCCACTGGAAGCGCCACCACGAGCCTCGAAATCAACAGCAACGACGTCCTGCTCGATGACATCTGGGCATGGCGCGCAGACCACGGCACCGGAGTCGGTTGGATAGTAAACACCGCAGACCATGGCCTGGTCGTCAACGGCGACAACGTAACCGCAACCGGCCTCTTCGTGGAGCACTACCAGAAGGAGCAGGTACTGTGGAACGGCAATGGCGGCGAGACCATCTTCTACCAGAGTGAACTGCCCTACGATCCGCCGAGCCAGAGCGCATGGACCGACGGAACCGCCAATGGCTATCCATCGTACGTCGTCTCCAACTGGGCCACGACGCATCAGGCATACGGTTTGGGCATCTACTCTTTCTTCAATCAAGGGATCAACATCATCGAAGACAACGCGATGACAGTTCCCAACGCAAGCGGAGTAGCTATTCACGACGTCGGCACAGTCTGGCTCAATGGCAGC